A stretch of DNA from Peromyscus maniculatus bairdii isolate BWxNUB_F1_BW_parent chromosome 7, HU_Pman_BW_mat_3.1, whole genome shotgun sequence:
CACTCCTATTAGGGAAAAAATTGAGGAACTCAACAAAGAAGCTGATTTTGGTGTGATTTAAAATTGGACAATTCATCTCACAATAATCTATCTTAcacatttcaaaggaaaattgTAAGGAAGAATACTCTCATTAATACAGGGTATCATTTTACTGTTTCCTAGTGGACTTTAGTAGAATCAAAGGAAAATTTTTGTCTATGAATTTGCACATGCAAATGGAAATGCTTTATTGACCAATGAAAGATAATTAGTcacaaaaaaaaaggttttaggccgggcggtggtggcgcacgcctttaatcccagcactcgggaggcagaggcaggcggatctttgtgagttcgaggccagcctgggctaccaagtgagttccaggaaaggcgcaaagctacacagagaaaccctgtcttgaaaaaccaaaaaaaaaaaaaaaaaggttttgataGAAATGTGCTTTTCCAGGATTTTCAGTTTGGTATCATTAGCAATTGCTTATCTTCTCACTTTTTTTAGGTTAATGTCTATAGTTCTTTATCCAATATGCATGCATTATGAGTTTCTATATATCAAATAACTGGCcctagaaattttaatttaaacatttttctactTTCTCAACAATCTTGTTTACTTAGTTTGTAACATTTTATTTAGTCCCCTTAAAAGAAAGGACCTTAATTATATTGGGGACTTATTAACAAAAATCTGTTCTAAAGCCAAGCATACAGTACATAATCACaaatactcaggagacagaggcaagacgGTATGCAAGTTCAGCCTGGACAAAATAATCAAGTCTGAGTTAGCCGAGGCTAAGAGACTGTGTTGCAATCCATTTCCCTcctctcaataaaaataaataaacataaaataaaattataaaaaaaataaattttaagacattttctttaatttgtactCCATTCCCCTATGTAACAGCAATGgtttttagttacttttataaacacacataGCATGGGCTGCCTTCACTGTATCTATACTCTACTATAGTGTCTGAGCTGGGGAAATAGCAcaggggtagagcacttgtctaacaTTACCAGGCCCGGGGTTCAAACCTCAGCAccaaaaaaatacttttctttcagAATATAATATGAGTATAAGGATTAATTTCTCATTAACTCAGTTGTGCTTATATGTAAGCTTCATTATATACATCATGCACTATTCACGTTAAGTTATTATATGGTTTATTGACCGATAAGCTATTACATTTATAATTACTATTTTCATAGATATATAAGGgtaaaaaaattactatttttaagttCACTTAATACTTTCAAATTCTATTAAAAGCTGATTTGGAGACAGCGAGGTAGCTTAGCAAGTAGAGATGCCTTTCCAAGCCCGATGGCTGAGTTCAGTCTGCAGAATCCACACAATGAAAGGAGAAAATCAGTTCCCACAAGTTGTCACCTAACTTCTGCATGTGCCCTATGACATGCACgtacatgtgctcacacacgAATAAATGTATTCATAAGAATTTAATGTTGGTTCAGGTGCTCAAAGGACAGCCAAATCATCAGTCAGTAAGGAAGTCATGCCTACTGAGTATGTACATATGGAGGAGAAGGGACCTGAGATACAGCTATGTTCTGAAGGACCATAGATACaaacttttattattgttactcTAACTCTCCTTGACTGTACTCAGTTCTAGGAAGGAGGCTggagctgtggctcagtggtagagggtttGTCTAGCATGAACAAAGAACTTGATTACATTACCAGCaccactgaatgaatgaataaattaatgaatgaatagtaGTAAATAGCAAACTATTTTAAAAGCCCAATTTTCTGTTCTTCATAAGAGATGCATCTAAAATGTTAAGCTATAATAGGAAAAAGTAAAGAGCCAATAACTCTCCACTAaaatttgttgttattattattattattattattattattattattatatgattCTAAGAACTCCATCCTTGCTGTCTTCTTAGGAGATCAAAGGACATGAGAAATGGTACCGCAATAACAGAGTTCATCCTCCTAGGCTTCCCAGACATCCAAGGCTTACAAGCCCTTCTCTTCATAGTGATCTTTCTCATCTACATATTAACCCTTTCAGGCAATGGACTCATTATTTTCATTGTCTGGGTTGAGCCCAAGCTTCAAACTccaatgtacttcttcctctgCAACTTAGCCTTCCTAGAGATCTGGTATACCACCACTGTCATCCCCAAACTCCTGGAAACCTTTGTGGTACCAAAAACAGTCATCTGCAccgcctgctgcctgctgcaggCTTTCTTCCACTTCTTCCTGGGCACCACTGAGTTCTTGATTCTAGGCACCATGTCCTTTGACCGCTACCTGGCCATCTGCAAGCCCCTCCGTTACCCCACCATTATGACCAGCAATCTCTGCATGCAGCTGGCCCTCAGCTCCTGGCTAGCGGGCTTCACCATCGTCTTCTGTCAGACAATGCTGCTTGTACAGTTGCCTTTCTGTGGCAACAATGTTATCAACCATTTCTACTGTGACGTGGGTCCCATCCTGAAAGCTGCTTGTGAGGATACCAGCATTTTGGAAATACTGGGTCTCCTGGCAACCATCCTTGTGATCCCAGGATCACTCCTCTTTACTGTCATTTCTTACATCTACATCTTATCCACCATCCTACGGATTCCTTCAGCCACTGGCCGCCAAAAGGCTTTCTCTACCTGTGCCTCTCACCTGACAGTTGTCTCTCTGCTCTACGGAGCTGTCTTGTTCATGTACCTGAGACCCACAGCACACTCCTCTTTTAAGATTAATAAGGTGGTGTCCGTGCTAAATACCATCCTTACCCCCCTTCTTAACCCCTTTATTTACACCATTAGAAACAAGGAGGTGAAAGGGGCCCTAGGAAAAGCCATGACTTGTCCAAAAGCTCATCTTGCAAAGTGAAACCTGCAATACATCAAGAGGAGCCTAATGCAGACTTTAATACAAGGACTGACAGTGAGGCAAACTTGTAGAAAAGTCTGATAAAATCTCCCCCTATGTACCAGATGCTTTAGTACAGTGTTATCCCGAGACAGAGATATGATGGTTAGGATCTTCATTAAATTATGTAAACTGAACCTATATTTGTTACATATAAATGAACTGGAATTTCTTCTTAAAGGGAACAAGTCacctaatttttcatttaaaaaaaaaaaatgtcttctgatTTCCTAAGATGCATGAGGCAGAACTCAGGACTTTCTTAATTACGAGCTAAAGTGAAAAGAGCAAATTCAGAAACAAATGTCAGCGAGTTTAAAGGTGTGTGAAGAATCCTGTTTCCCTCTTTTATTAATACGTTAGATTTCTGAGGCAGCCTAAGGAgacagaaggcaggaaagagacAGGAGTCTGACCTTCAAGAGACAGGGCTGTATGTATTAGTGCACACAGTGAGAGGCCGCCTCTCTCCCAAGGAAACTGAGGGCTttgccaagggaaaaaaaaaaaaagctggcttcGACCCTTTATAGGTTCTGAGTAAGGGTCTTGGGAATGAGGAAATTGTTGCAGCTGTAGGGGGCTACACATCTCTCCTTCCTGAAAGTGTTGGCCCAAGGGAGAGAGGCTATCTTGGGAGACGGTCTCTACAAACATTCTTTTCTGCACTGACTCATAAGGCTGACCAAAGTCATCTGTAATCTCATAGGGATCCTGTTTACTACTGAGGCACTCTATCAATAACTGTATCTTGTTGTCCCAAGCACAAGGCATCCCACATCTCATTTCCCCAGGCCTATTGCTTTACCATAAGAGAAACACACTGGAGTCTCGTTATCAATGCTGATGGATGAACTTTCAAAAACATCTAAAAGGAACCTTCCTTCTATTTGATCACATGTTAATAAGGCCCCTCCACCTTGACATAATACATAATATTAGGTAAGCCTAAAGGGACTCATTCCCAGGTAGTAGAGAAAATTGAGGGCATCTTGTAAAAAGTTCTGATTTCTATTTCATGGATTTTTCCAATTTCTAGAATTGAGTCTCAGTAGATCAGGCACAAACAAAAGATGTCCCAGTGATAACATACCTGAGGGCCTTATCAGAAAATTCCCCTCCTGGTTCTATGAAGTTCATGACTTTGAAGGCTCGCCTGCACATTTAGCATGTGCAGTCcctacaggcaaacacacacttGGGCAACATATCTGTCACGGTGACACAGAAGAGTCAGCTTGTGGTAGTGACTATTACATATGCCCTTTTCCCAACAGTGAAAACTACCATTTAAAGCCCATTCAgactcttatttttaaagagattattATCTCAATGTTATTATCTCAATCGCTCTGCCTAATTTTCTCTAAGAGAAGCAGCCTCAttggaaataataaaatcaaacaaatggACATTTGAAAGTAATGTGTGAGCTTAATCCCATGAATTTTACCCAAGGCCATTTAGAGAATAGTTGAAATTGtcttgaaataagaaaatagagTCGTGTTTAACAGTCTTTAAAGAATAAAGTAGCagtgaaaaaaggaagagaagaaaagagcaaatgtgatagatagaaaaaaatctgtgtctgGTTCAACAGGCCAAGAGATGCCCAAGTAACTGAGAAGGAATCTGTGTGTCCCTTATACACACTcaacatgcatgtgagtgtggaagACATTAGCACTTGAATCAGTGGGTCTCAGTCAATCTGTTGAGGACTGAATAGAAGAAAAAGGCAGAAATACTCTTTCTTTTGAGCCAAGACAGCCATTTCATCCTGATATAGCAGAGCACCTGATTCTTGCGCCTGCTGATGCCATGGTCCACAGCAACACCCTGCTTCACCCACCTGTTCTCAGgctgaattacatttttttcagttcCCCATTTTGCAGGCAACACAGATCCTGCACCGTCTCAGCCTCCATAATTGCAAGAGCAAACTCTCATACTAAATCTCCACTAGTTGCTACCCTTCTCAGGGTGCTTAGTCTCCCTAACAATAGAAATTAAGAATGGACTAAGAAGAAAgctcaaaaacaattttattagacTTTAAAAAGAAACCCCCTGAGCATTCAAGCTGTAAATTTCAGCACCTGTCTAGAGAAGGAAGGTGgacaagaagaagagaggaaaaggtcAATTGTAAGCAGCAATCAcatggagggggggagggggatgtcGTGGAGGGAGGGGTACTTCAGAAAAGAATGGGAAGGCTCAAAGTAACAA
This window harbors:
- the LOC102915783 gene encoding olfactory receptor 6X1, giving the protein MRNGTAITEFILLGFPDIQGLQALLFIVIFLIYILTLSGNGLIIFIVWVEPKLQTPMYFFLCNLAFLEIWYTTTVIPKLLETFVVPKTVICTACCLLQAFFHFFLGTTEFLILGTMSFDRYLAICKPLRYPTIMTSNLCMQLALSSWLAGFTIVFCQTMLLVQLPFCGNNVINHFYCDVGPILKAACEDTSILEILGLLATILVIPGSLLFTVISYIYILSTILRIPSATGRQKAFSTCASHLTVVSLLYGAVLFMYLRPTAHSSFKINKVVSVLNTILTPLLNPFIYTIRNKEVKGALGKAMTCPKAHLAK